The Deinococcus taeanensis genome has a window encoding:
- a CDS encoding polysaccharide deacetylase family protein: MNLFPHSFSRTACLLLPLALGACSAPRTPTNQTSLELPAVTPADGLAAYTLTLTNPGRGALSAQSTPSVALQSAGPSVGAQSAVRLRSSAAGFHDDIAANRRYLWTTFEVVNETRAALDNLTLVAYARAGQSIGGTALTALTGTQGEPAARELVARNIRPGDFLPSLPAPVNSFGFAGLRPEEAQGLERAAQRRGLLEPGDDVLEYGFSVSTPATGSQTLRPGARGTVTVVLKLPLIDARAPEQFSLSLLLATAGTERVTRLIGEPTAQAAERARASGAQELALIGPDRDLAPRKLRTVRLSNIRLSGGATPIHLLDPLEPLTGCLQNLSPQAANPQGTAGPLVTFLSDDGTAADLERLLPLFQEKGAVMTAAVASQNMMSGDAYFASAEQIRALQRAGWEIANHSRTHADLTTLTDTELDAEIEGARRELEAQGLKVTNFVYPYGQQDQRVRKIVCKSHRTAFVDRGGVNPLPMNTNYRITRVALGSWTDAGQNTLEAYKTAVDAAQAKGGWLVFMLHPGNHEQHDATQQAYLAQTIDYIKGRNIPIVTAAEAVRRLSSP, translated from the coding sequence ATGAACCTGTTCCCCCATTCGTTTTCCCGGACCGCCTGTCTGCTGCTGCCTCTGGCGCTGGGAGCCTGTAGCGCGCCCCGGACGCCGACCAACCAAACCAGCCTGGAACTCCCCGCCGTGACGCCGGCCGATGGACTGGCCGCCTATACCCTTACCCTGACCAATCCGGGGCGCGGCGCCCTGAGCGCCCAATCGACGCCCAGCGTCGCCCTGCAGTCCGCCGGGCCGTCGGTGGGCGCCCAGAGCGCCGTGCGACTGCGCAGCAGCGCCGCCGGATTTCACGACGACATCGCCGCCAACCGCCGCTATCTCTGGACCACCTTTGAAGTGGTCAACGAGACCCGCGCCGCGCTGGACAACCTCACCCTCGTGGCGTACGCCCGTGCCGGCCAGAGTATCGGTGGCACTGCCCTGACCGCCCTGACCGGAACACAGGGTGAACCGGCGGCGCGTGAACTGGTGGCCCGCAACATCCGGCCCGGCGATTTCCTGCCGTCGCTGCCCGCCCCGGTCAACAGCTTCGGCTTTGCCGGTCTGCGCCCGGAGGAAGCCCAGGGGCTGGAACGGGCCGCGCAGCGCCGAGGCCTGCTGGAGCCTGGAGACGACGTCCTGGAGTACGGCTTCAGTGTGAGCACTCCCGCCACCGGGTCCCAGACCCTGCGTCCTGGTGCGCGGGGCACGGTCACGGTCGTGTTGAAACTCCCGTTGATTGATGCGCGCGCACCGGAGCAGTTCAGTCTCAGCCTGTTGCTGGCCACTGCCGGCACCGAACGGGTGACCCGGCTGATCGGCGAACCCACCGCGCAGGCGGCCGAGCGGGCCCGTGCCAGTGGCGCTCAGGAGCTGGCCCTGATTGGTCCCGACCGTGACCTGGCGCCCCGGAAGCTACGGACGGTGCGGCTGTCCAACATTCGCCTCAGCGGTGGCGCCACCCCCATCCACCTGCTGGATCCACTGGAGCCGCTCACCGGTTGTCTGCAGAATCTCTCCCCCCAGGCCGCCAATCCCCAGGGCACGGCCGGGCCACTGGTCACCTTCCTGAGTGACGACGGCACGGCCGCCGACCTGGAACGACTGCTGCCCCTGTTTCAGGAGAAGGGCGCGGTCATGACGGCGGCCGTCGCCAGTCAGAACATGATGTCGGGTGACGCCTACTTCGCTTCGGCTGAGCAGATCCGCGCCCTGCAACGTGCCGGTTGGGAAATTGCCAACCACAGCCGCACCCACGCGGACCTGACCACGCTGACGGACACAGAACTGGACGCCGAAATTGAAGGGGCGCGGCGCGAACTGGAAGCGCAGGGCCTGAAGGTCACCAACTTCGTCTACCCCTATGGTCAGCAGGATCAGCGCGTGCGGAAAATCGTGTGCAAGAGCCACCGGACGGCGTTTGTGGACCGGGGCGGGGTCAACCCCCTGCCCATGAACACCAACTACCGGATCACCCGCGTGGCGTTGGGCTCCTGGACCGACGCCGGCCAGAACACCCTGGAGGCCTACAAGACCGCCGTGGACGCTGCCCAGGCCAAAGGGGGCTGGCTGGTCTTTATGCTGCATCCCGGCAACCACGAGCAGCATGACGCCACCCAGCAGGCCTACCTCGCGCAGACCATCGACTACATCAAAGGCAGGAACATCCCGATTGTGACGGCGGCCGAGGCCGTCCGCCGCTTGAGCTCGCCCTAA